The following is a genomic window from Opisthocomus hoazin isolate bOpiHoa1 chromosome 29, bOpiHoa1.hap1, whole genome shotgun sequence.
CAGAGATTCCCCATGGCATGAGGAATGGCCACGTGGACCTCAGTTCAAGGAACCACATGACAGTGCCACATTCAGGAGGTTTCCCAGGGTAAGTTACAGGCTAAAGTGAAGTGACCTGAAGACACTCTCTGTCCCAGAAGACCTCATGGCCTTCATGGCCACCTCTAGGCATAGCTGATGGCATTTGTGCTCACTCGGGTTCATCTCCCCACTAGCACACAGTGTGCATGGTTGTGTCTTGGCCATGCAACACAAACCTGAACTTCTGACCATGTCATTTGGTGTCCCTGCATGGAGAGATAAAGAAACTCTCCAAGCTGTAGTGAGAAACCAGCCCTGGAAATTCTTGTTGTTATTGGCTGCTAAGTGACAACTACCATGGAGGGTCTTGCCCAGGGTTTCCAATAAACATGGACACAGACCAGACACTTTTTTGCTGGTCCTTCGTGTCTCTCCCAGCAACCTTGTCTGTGCGAGGACACTGCTGTGTCCCCCCAGACTTCCCACTCACACAGTTCAGCTCAGCTCTTCACTGTGTTTTCATCTCCAGGGGACTTTCCTGGGCATGTTCTTGAGAACACTGTTAGAAAGAGTCTGAAGCCTTCAGGCACTGCCTTGAGGAGATCCCCTTTCGCTCCCATAGGATTGGGACCAAACTGCCAGAGCACTCAGGTCTTACAGTACACAAGGCCTCAGAAGGACTTCATGGAGTTGGAAAGAGAGCAGCTCAGAAAAGACCAAGTGCTGGTGCTCCCTAGCActtctgctgtgctgggactcttttGCCCTGCCCCTCTGGAGGTGCCCCTGCAGCTCCAGAGAAAGTCTTGGAAGAGGGGTCTTGGACAAGCAAGAAATTACAAGGTCCtttattgtttttaaacacaccaagaaaatggctcttgatttacacagtctctgggtcacacacGACAGGTAGATAATGAAATAGCATTGGGAGGAACGATGGCAATTAGTTGTAGAGAACATTATCACAACCAAgactatgaagaaaataaaccaaaagaaacaaaacaaatgaccAAAGACAACCTGGTCTTGCAGTACATTACAATGTTCAGAAGTAGACAGGAAGTGTATTGCTGCTTAGGAACAgccagtcaccagtttccacactgcatccttgagctcctggttcctcaagctatagatgagggggttcagtATTGATGGAAACACAGAATACAGCACTGCCACAAACAGAATAAGCAATGTAGAGGAGATGGAGGGTGGTTTCAGGTAGGCAAATGCGGCAGTGCTGAtgaacagggagaccacggccatgtgagggaggcatgtggaaaaggctttgtgccgtccctgctcagaggggatcctcagcacggccctgaagatctgcacataggacagcacaatgagaaCGAAACACCCAAAACCTATAGATACACTAACCACAACAAGCCCatcttccctgaggtaggagtctgagcaggagagcttgaggatctgtgggatttcacagaagaactggtccagggcattgcccttgcagaggggtatggaaaaagtattggcagtgtgcagcacagcgtaAAGAAAACCAGTGCTCCAGGCAGCTGCtaccatgtggacacaagctctgctgcccaggagggtcccattgtgcaagggtctgcagatggcaatgtagcggtcataggccatgacagtcagaagaaataattctgctgaaatgaagaagagaaagaaaaagagctgggcagcacatcttGAGTAGGAGATGGCCCTAGAGTCCAAGAGGGAACTAGACATGGATTTGGGGAGAGTGGCGGAGATGGAGCCGaggtcaaggagggagaggttgaggaggaagaagtacatgggggtgtggaggcggtggtcacagactacggcagtgatgatgaggccattgctgaaaagggcagccaggtagatgcccaggaagagccagaagtgcaagagctgcagctcccgtgtgtctgcgaatgccaggaggaggaactgggtgatggagctgacATTGGACATTTGCTTCCTCTGGGTATGGGATTCTAttcctagaggaagaatcaatgaagaTTTAGGGGAGATatctcagaggaaaatcaaagacTTTCTCCTagaccctcaccctgttacaTACACAGCACAATTTTTTCCAAGATCCCTTCCTTCaggtctgtggctgcagctgtTGTGGGTGCTGTCTGAGTGTACAACGAGGAGTAGGACTTCTCCCcactggctgcccagaaggcagccctgctctgtagcCATGAGTTCACGAAAATGATAAGGGCAGGGGCCAGACCTGGTTTTCAACTATGTTTGAGAAACCTGTTCTTACTGCAAAATGGATTTTCAACATCTGCACTGGCAGTGCTGAGGATCCAGGAAAGCAGAACTAATTTTGAcacgtttgggttttttctgcttcCCTCATGTAAACTTGGGGAGTGTGTTTAGATGTGAGAAACCCTCAGCAGAGAAGAACCAGTCTTGTGAGGCAAAAGGCTTGCCCCTTTCTTAGTGCAAAGACAGTAAAGCtgttctgtccctctgtcttcttCTGAACTGCCTTGGGCTTGCAGCTTGCTGAGATGGAGACACTGCTGAGAACAGAGACCAGTATATGTCGCACTCTTTCCAtgggtctcagcaccccacttctagccaagaacaCACACAGTTCATTTCAGCAGCCCAACAGCATATCCTCAGTAGTAGTATCTCTGTGCTTCTCCACGGGGTTTTAAGATAAAACAGAGCtgctatgggtcacgtttgcATCCTGGAAGGCATCTGACACCTTGGAAGGAAAAGCAAGGAGTTAGCCAATTGTCCTAAGGATGGCATCCCATTAAATGAAAATTGACTCGGTCCCccgccccacaggctgcattgcccacagccccacaggtcagagggaaggtgggacacttgttcCCGTGGTCACATCTGCAGGAATGGAGAAAAAAGATCAGAGTTtggctctgcagctgaaactcccatccccagagagtgacagcaacaaaaagataaatttaaaagagacaacaggagaaaaaaggaagaatacagtgaggatttggctgagagaggcaaggggagaggcagagaagagaggaaggggattgctcagggaaggcatctgcactgcaggacatggccaggaggtgcccatatctcccctgcaacagggtttccatgagcatttccctcccttcctgcccatctcgactgcctggagctgtccctgccaggagctcttgctctggccccacatctcctccctgccagtgctcacagaccccagcccagcccctgtgtgcccagctctgccctgcagcctctcggtgtgtgcagggactaaagggcagctcacacaaacgCTGGtgaaactggccaggggatgctggtgctgtctgtagttcccagagctggaaagggaaaatgcagactcaggaaccCTTCTTATCTCTGCAGTAAATCCacctttaattaaaaattgaaaattcCCTTTCAAAATGTCCCAATGTCCACCATAAAACACAAAGATGAAAAACCTCAGAAGACAGGCGCCTTCCCCTTCAGACAGCTCCATCTTGAAAAGCTCTCTTGGAAATGCCCTGGGGATGATCTGGAGCTGTGaggagccctgacccatgcagcagaaggaccctgccctgccaaggGTCACTCTTTCCACCCACAGTTTCTCTCTGTAGTGTCTTGGGGATCTCCCCAGgaaggctgagtgctggccctagcaagcagcagagtccctgccccagcacacagcccctggggtgcacatCCTGGGTGCACAGCCTGGGCTGCCCATCCACCTTCCCAAGCCtgcagccgtccctgggagaaggcagctgtcatggcctgtccctctgagggtgcagcaggcagtccctgctttgcagcacatcctcaccttCTACAACAGACAAGCAGTGATATTCCTCACCCCCCCATGGGCTGTGCggtgtgccagcttgaggagatctttccacaaagtgcagataCATTGCCCTTCATGCAGAGattaccgtgtcaatggctgaaaacATCTCTCCCCCAGTGATCTCTCAGCAccctcccaccccatgctgcctttaacctctctctgcctcactcctctcccctcgctgcctgcaggcagtgccctcagccctgctgggctttgcagaggagctgttcctgggcacagctgtctctctgcagtgctgcccacttgccatgagGTCTGTCCatcccagaagctcagcctcagctcagcagcacagtaggagctcaatgtgtctctggttctttttgccctctgggctcacttgaggtgtctttttgtctccaggggaacctactgtgaaacaggctgaagtcatcaatGATGATTCCTCCCTCAGCTGGAGAGATGCAATTCTTTTCTACAGTGTcatttctcctctcagagaaagagttggAAACAAAAATCAACTATCCCagtcccatcattagacaggacaaccagaaagtgacagggagggatctcctttacccctgatGAAGGAAGGGATGCAGCCTGGTCATTCGAGGCAGCTCAacctgggtttgaagtcctggggctagaagaggactcagctctgTCTCACGTACTACACAAACCCAcgggaggtgggattcctcttgcctcagttcagatggacatTAAATAGGCTTCTGCATGAAAGCTGCTTgcctcagctcccttgctagttattggaagtggagagcaggaggaagatgttcagacacagacacctggtgacagttTTGGTTCCAGAGTTGAACaagatgcctgctggtaactgcaGGCTCTAGTGGAGCAGTTCTTAGAGgcagggcagtgtctgagggcaccttcccggaggctggtgggaaatgctttcGGCTGACTTAAATGGCTGAACGTGCCCACATTTAAGAGAACTGAACTTGCAAATATTCCTTATGTCCAGGGCTGCTGATGGATGTAAACAGCCTGACCAaatggagtcctgtggcacagggagagccaaCTCTCTCTCCTTCTGTTCTCCATCGGCTGTATTGTCTACATTGCCTGAACGGTATGATGgcatttgtctcctgcgcatcccttcattgcctaacctcatcaGGGCAGttgaattttcatttattttacatttacagacatctatgactattgAAGGTGCCAGGACTCTCCAGAACAACAGCGtgcacctgacatggacagcacaggttCTATACAGGagccccatccccactcagactcatTGTGTGACAGACACCACCCAGGGCacctcacacagatttggtgcctttgggcagtgacggaatcccaccactgcagtgatgtaaggtctgtcccttctctacccagtggacgcagggcagtgcatgaacaccaagcacatcacagaataacagaatcacagaatgttcggggttggaagggaccttagtgggttatctagtccaaccctcctgcccaagcagggtcacctacagcaggctgcaaaggaccttgtccaggcgggtcttgaatgtctccagagaaggagactccactgcctccctgggcagcctgttccagtgctccgtcaccctcagagggaagaaattcttcctcatgttcagacggaacttcctgtgcttcggtctgtgcccattgccccttgtcctgtcgctgggcactactgaaaagagcttggccccatcctcctgacacccaccctgcagaaatttgtaagtatatattaggtcccctcgcaaccttctcttcttcagactgaacaagcccagctccctcagcctctcctcgtaggggagatgttccagtcccctcaccatcctcatagccctccactggactctctccagcagctcttcatctttcttgaactggggagcccagaactggacagagtactccagatggggcctcactagggcagtgtagagggaaaggagaaaaacatgcTAAGTTTTTGAAGCCtttgaaggagaaggtgagtcaatcTGTTTGCAGAAATGAAAGCCATCCACCTGGTCCTAAAGATTGTTgaatgagaaaagtggccagtaccCTGCGTCTGTACTGagtcatggatggtggcaaatgccaattagaggtggctgcagcagtgagaGAAGACCAATTGGCAGTGCAGAGGTAAACCCACCTGGGCTGCAGTGTTATGGCAAGACATTTTAGCCCAGGTAGAAAACCTTGCCCTAAAGATACATCAGGTAAATGCTCACCTGCCCAAGAACCATGCCCCTGAAGAACACCGAAAAAAATAACAGGTAGACAAGGCTGTCAACATTGAAGTAGCTTAGGTAGACCTGGTCTGAGAGAGTAATGGTGAGCTATTTGTAACTCAATGTGTGCATGAAGTCTTGAGACATCTAGGGGGAGATgtaacatacagatgggctcatgattGATGAATGGACCTGACCATGGAAGCCATCATGGAGACACCCATCAATGTGAAACATGCTGTAATGCAGTGAACCACACCAGTAAAGTCTCCCTGGAACAGAGAGCAGTGACTGGGCTTCTGATATGGTGAGGCCTGGTGAATTGGGTATATTGAttactgccacaaacccaccaaagCAAGCACTAGGTATTCACCATGGTGGAAGCAACTACCAGAATGTCCAGAAACGTCCAGAAACGTATCCTGTAAACCACGGCACTGCCCCAAAACACCACCTTGGGCCTGGAGTGGAAGATTTTTGGTCACATGGTACCCCAGAAAGTACTGAGcaagaaaatggggaaaatttccaaaataacttcaaaaacTCCTTGGCTAAAAAACACAACATTGATTAGGTGTATCACAGCCCCCATcacccacaagcctctggaaAGTAGGAGAGATATCACGAACTGTTAAAGCCGTGTTGAGCATGTTGGGCACTGGGACATGGAAGCACTGGGATATAAATTTTGCGGAAGCCACTTGGCTGGTTAACAGCATAAAACTTGCTAAGCATCGTGGTGAGCATCCACAGACAAAGCCCCCATGGACTGTGGGAGCAGATGAGGTCTCTGTAGCGCACACAGGAAAGTGCTGGGAAGGCACTGCGGGCTGCTCCTCCCTTGGGAAAAGGCAATGACATTCATGGGAAGGATGGGAAGATTCAGTGTGGACCTCAGGGAGATTTTACCTTGGCGGAAAATAATCCATGAGGTGAGTTGTGTGCTGTAGGATGTAATGTAGCAGGGATTACCTGTAGCGATGAGGAGCGAGTTTCACAAGGAACTGGGTGAGGGCATCGTTAAAGTAAACCAAGCTGGTGTTGGCACCCAAGAATTGAACATGCTACTTCTCCTTTCCTGAGCAACCATCTTGACAGATGAGGCTCAAGTCATTGCTTGTTCTTCTGGACATTTTGAGAAGTGGCAGAGGCCCATGGAGTGGGAAAACTATGTCTGCCTACCCGTTAAAAACTGGGGATAGGAGATAAGGAGAATGTAGAAATCTGTATGTTGGGTATAGAAATGATTTAAGTATGTGGTGTAAGTGGCAACTGTTGGTAAGAGGGGATTTCAAGAATGAGAAAGAGGTACAGTGAGATGGCCAGAAGGTATATCAATGTCTCAAATTAAGTAGGATCTGAACATGATGAAAACAGTATGGCCTAAAGGGTGGAGATTGTGTTGACTTTGGCTGGGATGCAGTTATCTGTCCCCATAGCAGAGCACATAGCTCTGTGCTTCTCATTTATAGCTGaaatggtgttgataacacacctaTGATTTGGATCTACCTGGGCAGTGCTTGcgcagcatcaaggctgtctctccactCCACCCCTTCCAAAGGCCAGTAAGCTGTGGGTGGGCAAGGG
Proteins encoded in this region:
- the LOC142364807 gene encoding LOW QUALITY PROTEIN: uncharacterized protein LOC142364807 (The sequence of the model RefSeq protein was modified relative to this genomic sequence to represent the inferred CDS: deleted 1 base in 1 codon) — encoded protein: MSNGSSITEFILLAFADTRQLQLWHFWLFLAIYLAALLSNGLIITAIACDHRLHTPMYFFLLNLSLIDLGSISTTVPKSMANSLWDTRAISYSGCAAQLFLFAFLVVTEYCLLTIMAYDRYIAICRPLHYGTLLGSRACVHMAAAAWGSGFLNALLHSANTFSTPLCKGIAVDQFFCEIPQILKLSCSDSYLREFGLLGVSVSFAFGCFVFIVLSYVQIFRAVLMIPSEQGRHKAFSTCLPHLAVVSLFTCTAMFAYLKPPSISSPSLDLVVSFLYSVVPPAVNPLIYSMRNQELKDALKKLIQSVISNVSGEPPVLSINTPAQFDISCKLTKGALDPLIHIIYKGNPCYITSYSTQLTSWIIFRQVPNMLNTALTVRDISPTFQRLVGRLYWCGSLHYSMFHIDGCLHDGFHGQVHSSIMSPSVYLSYFNVDSLVYLLFFSVFFRGMVLGQRRNDTVEKNCISPAEGGIIIDDFSLFHRIESHTQRKQMSNVSSITQFLLLAFADTRELQLLHFWLFLGIYLAALFSNGLIITAVVCDHRLHTPMYFFLLNLSLLDLGSISATLPKSMSSSLLDSRAISYSRCAAQLFFFLFFISAELFLLTVMAYDRYIAICRPLHNGTLLGSRACVHMVAAAWSTGFLYAVLHTANTFSIPLCKGNALDQFFCEIPQILKLSCSDSYLREDGLVVVSVSIGFGCFVLIVLSYVQIFRAVLRIPSEQGRHKAFSTCLPHMAVVSLFISTAAFAYLKPPSISSTLLILFVAVLYSVFPSILNPLIYSLRNQELKDAVWKLVTGCS